In Paenibacillus hexagrammi, the following are encoded in one genomic region:
- a CDS encoding cyclic-phosphate processing receiver domain-containing protein — MIHVYLDDWRSSPLGFALAKNASECILMLEECEVDILSLDHDLGYRVQETGMDVVHWIIRTGRFPRRIYIHTSSPSAGSNMYQMLYSSKPEHVEVHPTKIPEDLLEQIAIQHRLGAS; from the coding sequence ATGATTCATGTTTATTTGGATGATTGGCGTTCGAGTCCCTTGGGCTTTGCATTAGCGAAAAATGCTTCGGAATGCATTCTGATGCTGGAGGAGTGTGAGGTGGATATTTTATCGCTGGATCATGATCTGGGTTATAGAGTCCAAGAGACCGGCATGGATGTGGTTCATTGGATCATTCGCACAGGGAGATTTCCAAGAAGAATCTACATCCATACCTCGAGTCCATCCGCCGGTTCCAACATGTATCAAATGCTCTATTCCTCCAAGCCGGAGCACGTGGAAGTGCATCCGACCAAGATACCGGAGGACCTGCTTGAACAAATCGCTATCCAGCACAGGCTTGGGGCATCATAA
- a CDS encoding SRPBCC family protein — translation MPTIKTTIIIDAPAQICFDLARSIDIHMQSTSQTHERAVAGRRSGLIERDETVTWEATHFGIRQRLSVRITEFEAPRYFVDEQMKGAFKWFKHSMSLFPAGGTQMIDIFVYESPLGILGKLADVLFLKRYMTQFLEKRNEFIKHAAEERVFE, via the coding sequence ATGCCAACGATAAAAACGACAATCATCATAGATGCTCCTGCACAAATTTGCTTCGATCTGGCCCGTAGTATCGACATCCATATGCAGTCTACTTCTCAAACCCATGAGCGAGCGGTAGCCGGCAGGAGAAGCGGACTCATTGAGCGGGATGAAACCGTCACCTGGGAAGCGACGCATTTTGGCATCAGGCAGCGACTATCGGTAAGAATTACGGAGTTTGAGGCGCCGCGCTATTTTGTGGATGAACAGATGAAGGGAGCTTTCAAATGGTTTAAGCATTCCATGAGTTTATTCCCTGCAGGAGGAACTCAAATGATCGATATTTTTGTCTATGAATCACCTCTTGGAATCTTGGGTAAACTGGCAGATGTTTTATTTCTAAAAAGATATATGACGCAGTTTTTGGAAAAGCGTAATGAATTTATCAAACATGCCGCGGAAGAACGCGTTTTTGAGTAA
- a CDS encoding protein kinase domain-containing protein: MFHIARYVGRTIGDCIGGRYRITSLLGQGGMGHVYLAEDVKLVGKKWAVKECLPQGGSSAPMMEEASMLAQLQHPQLPQLVDYFSTDEGYVYMVMDYIPGPNLQMLFEEGGNSLSAERVVHICLQLCDLFHYLHTFQPHPIIYRDLKPANIMIGVQDQIRLIDFGIARHYTQGQQGDTMQIGTIGFAAPEQFLGHQTDVRSDLYTIGAMMYYLLSGGQYAYASKLPFHKVRADLPSLLAETVEQLLKEQPEQRLQTALELKKRLQLVYEQMTGSRQKLGEAVVKPSPTVSDKLIVVGGLYAGVGATFTAISIARVLNAARVPHTVIEHPANEPDLYMLLYGDHRAPKEYVFAVDALVRERQQTAYKAWTDGYTVWAPHHPDNVQTSWSAADTFKLLHTIKTPVVIWDIGTAWTDPAVRELCHSADEIVVVVDASPGKLNRISAKTNLELIETYRERGKQVRFAANRQTIGRKRPEWMKSLQMEPDCSIPDIPYELIMKAVDKGNCVQDQPDILAALQQSLDPLVTVITSEKAWKQQRVSPRSLLQLFKRNG, encoded by the coding sequence TTGTTTCATATCGCACGCTATGTCGGCCGAACGATAGGGGATTGCATAGGAGGAAGGTACCGGATTACATCCTTGCTGGGTCAAGGTGGTATGGGGCACGTCTATTTAGCGGAGGATGTGAAACTGGTCGGGAAGAAGTGGGCGGTAAAGGAATGTCTGCCTCAGGGCGGCAGCAGTGCCCCTATGATGGAAGAGGCGAGCATGCTTGCTCAGCTCCAGCATCCTCAGCTTCCGCAGCTAGTCGATTACTTTTCCACAGATGAGGGCTATGTATATATGGTTATGGATTATATTCCCGGTCCTAACCTACAGATGCTCTTTGAGGAAGGCGGGAACTCACTTTCCGCTGAGCGGGTCGTTCATATTTGTCTCCAGCTATGCGACTTGTTTCATTATTTGCACACGTTTCAGCCACATCCCATCATTTACAGAGATCTTAAGCCTGCCAATATCATGATAGGCGTTCAAGATCAGATCAGGCTGATCGATTTTGGAATTGCCAGGCATTATACACAAGGGCAGCAGGGAGACACGATGCAGATCGGGACGATTGGATTTGCTGCACCTGAACAGTTTCTTGGACATCAAACCGATGTTCGCTCGGATCTGTATACCATAGGAGCGATGATGTATTACTTGCTTTCAGGCGGGCAGTATGCATATGCTTCTAAGCTCCCTTTTCACAAAGTAAGAGCTGATTTGCCGTCTTTGTTAGCTGAAACGGTAGAGCAGTTATTGAAGGAGCAGCCAGAACAGCGCCTTCAAACCGCGTTGGAGTTGAAGAAGCGTCTGCAGCTTGTTTATGAACAAATGACAGGTTCCCGGCAGAAGCTAGGGGAAGCAGTAGTAAAGCCATCTCCAACCGTGTCAGATAAGCTTATCGTTGTCGGCGGCTTGTACGCTGGGGTCGGTGCCACGTTTACAGCTATATCCATAGCGCGCGTTCTTAACGCTGCCCGTGTCCCGCATACGGTTATCGAACATCCTGCGAACGAACCCGACCTCTATATGCTGTTGTATGGTGATCATCGAGCACCGAAGGAATATGTATTTGCCGTGGACGCACTGGTAAGAGAACGGCAGCAGACCGCGTATAAAGCTTGGACGGATGGTTACACGGTTTGGGCACCCCATCATCCGGACAATGTTCAGACCAGCTGGAGTGCGGCTGATACGTTCAAGCTTCTGCACACTATCAAAACGCCTGTTGTCATTTGGGATATAGGGACGGCTTGGACTGACCCGGCTGTAAGGGAACTATGCCACAGTGCCGATGAGATTGTTGTGGTCGTAGATGCTTCCCCTGGAAAGCTGAATCGAATTTCAGCAAAAACAAATCTTGAGCTGATCGAAACCTATCGGGAACGCGGCAAACAAGTTCGTTTTGCAGCCAATCGGCAGACGATTGGGCGTAAACGTCCGGAGTGGATGAAATCTTTGCAAATGGAACCGGACTGCAGCATTCCCGATATTCCCTATGAACTGATTATGAAAGCCGTAGATAAAGGAAATTGCGTGCAGGATCAGCCTGATATTCTCGCGGCATTACAGCAATCGCTGGATCCGCTTGTTACAGTAATTACTTCTGAGAAAGCATGGAAGCAGCAGCGAGTGAGTCCAAGGTCATTGCTTCAGCTTTTTAAACGGAATGGTTAG
- a CDS encoding ribonuclease H-like domain-containing protein: MGGELGCFHPDAEGGIRIEELLFFDTETTGLGVGAGNVPFLIGIGYYSAEQFVVEQLLIRNHAEEYAMLTYVQALMSRFSRLVSYNGRTFDWPLLKNRFIMNRIKIDDSHILQLDLLYPSRSLWRNTLPSCRLSKVEESRLDFERSDDVPGSMAPTLYFQYLAEQDPNILQGVLTHNEHDILTLAALSIHFGKLLEVPCRIRQRAAGAANCRPNSFFTKN, translated from the coding sequence TTGGGCGGGGAGCTGGGCTGCTTTCACCCCGACGCCGAGGGCGGCATCCGTATCGAAGAACTGCTGTTCTTCGATACGGAGACGACCGGGCTGGGCGTCGGAGCGGGCAACGTGCCGTTTCTCATCGGCATCGGCTATTATAGTGCGGAGCAGTTCGTCGTCGAACAGCTCCTGATCCGTAATCATGCCGAAGAATACGCCATGCTCACATACGTCCAGGCACTTATGAGCCGCTTTTCGCGCCTGGTCTCGTACAACGGCCGCACATTCGATTGGCCGCTGCTGAAGAACCGATTTATCATGAATCGGATCAAGATTGACGATTCGCATATCCTGCAGTTGGACTTGTTGTATCCGTCCCGCAGCTTATGGCGAAATACACTCCCTTCCTGCCGGTTAAGTAAGGTGGAGGAAAGCAGGCTCGATTTCGAGCGCAGCGATGACGTGCCAGGTTCCATGGCTCCCACTTTGTATTTTCAATACCTTGCGGAACAGGATCCGAACATTTTGCAAGGCGTCTTGACGCATAATGAACACGACATATTGACCTTAGCCGCCTTATCCATCCATTTTGGCAAGCTGCTTGAGGTGCCCTGCCGCATACGGCAGAGGGCAGCTGGGGCGGCCAACTGTCGACCGAACAGCTTTTTCACAAAGAATTGA
- the mutM gene encoding DNA-formamidopyrimidine glycosylase, which produces MPELPEMENYRRLLSQLIVGKPITHVTVNRSKSINMPDSEFIYRIVNHRLTQIARRAKHLLFQLDTGETLVLHLMLGGWMHLGSDADKPDRNTQVEFEFNRSEKLYFIGLRLGYLHVYTPSELQEALGDLGPEPLSPEFTLQRFQEMVAQKKGVLKSQLVNQQWIAGIGNCYSDEICYDAGVKPIRKISELTEQEIRQLYASIHHVLTNAIRIGGYMEDPLYVGDTLTGTYNHHCLVYDRGGESCFRCGGTIVLDRSVASRKTFYCPDCQR; this is translated from the coding sequence ATGCCTGAACTGCCGGAAATGGAGAATTATAGACGGCTATTATCTCAGTTGATTGTAGGTAAGCCCATTACTCATGTTACAGTGAATCGAAGCAAGTCGATCAATATGCCGGATTCCGAGTTTATTTATCGGATTGTCAATCATCGTCTGACACAGATTGCACGCAGAGCCAAGCATTTGCTGTTTCAATTGGACACAGGCGAAACGCTAGTGCTTCATCTGATGCTGGGGGGATGGATGCACCTAGGCTCAGATGCGGACAAGCCGGATCGAAATACGCAGGTAGAGTTCGAGTTTAATCGCTCGGAGAAGCTTTATTTTATCGGGCTGCGGCTTGGTTATTTGCATGTATACACGCCAAGCGAGCTGCAGGAAGCCTTGGGTGATTTGGGGCCGGAGCCCTTATCGCCAGAATTTACTCTGCAGCGATTTCAAGAGATGGTCGCTCAAAAGAAAGGTGTGCTGAAGTCACAGCTCGTTAATCAACAATGGATTGCGGGGATAGGCAATTGCTATTCCGATGAAATCTGCTATGATGCCGGTGTGAAGCCGATCCGAAAGATTAGTGAGCTGACTGAGCAGGAGATCAGGCAGCTGTATGCTTCCATTCATCACGTGCTAACGAACGCCATTCGAATTGGGGGCTATATGGAAGATCCGCTCTATGTGGGAGATACGTTAACCGGTACCTATAACCACCATTGTCTCGTATATGACAGAGGTGGCGAAAGCTGTTTTCGATGCGGCGGAACCATTGTACTGGACCGGTCGGTTGCATCACGAAAAACGTTCTATTGTCCAGACTGTCAACGGTAA
- a CDS encoding nucleotide-binding protein has product MISEAYYSLVKHVDDEWCWVVLSETISTTCEAGTAIPFLYRYQGLQQLLTRLLAFYGEKQRTHTSMRMNKRTEVYSVYSSVGGSGKTVTAIHLARQLAYRGHRVFYVSLESVSSASAMLQGAASKFSQLLYYAKSTPELLIPRIELLKSRDPRLGFDYLTPHDQIREMQEMKGEDVRILVEALLTSEQYDYLILDLESSLHPRIVKALELSDEVFWIVLDDLPHLFKTRAFQQQIGALRQVHFVLNKFTGKYMNDLASLEDEVAGKLPYIPDWKAVYESEQVWQSALFSEQVYEVFTSVRNQSFPSEEVEAS; this is encoded by the coding sequence TTGATATCAGAGGCGTATTATTCGCTTGTGAAGCATGTCGATGACGAGTGGTGCTGGGTGGTGCTTAGCGAGACCATCTCAACGACCTGTGAAGCGGGTACTGCCATCCCCTTTTTATACCGGTACCAGGGACTTCAACAGCTGCTTACCCGCTTGCTGGCCTTCTATGGGGAAAAACAGCGGACACACACTTCTATGCGCATGAACAAACGAACGGAGGTATATAGCGTTTATTCAAGCGTAGGAGGAAGCGGGAAAACCGTTACAGCTATTCATCTCGCCAGGCAGCTGGCTTATCGGGGGCATCGTGTTTTCTACGTCAGCTTGGAGTCGGTCAGCTCTGCCTCAGCTATGCTGCAAGGAGCGGCTTCGAAGTTCTCCCAGCTTCTCTATTATGCAAAAAGCACCCCCGAGCTGCTCATTCCCCGCATTGAACTGCTCAAGTCCAGAGATCCTCGTCTCGGTTTCGATTACCTAACTCCTCATGATCAAATTAGAGAGATGCAGGAGATGAAAGGAGAGGATGTCCGTATTCTGGTTGAGGCCTTGTTGACGTCCGAGCAATACGATTATCTCATTCTTGATCTTGAATCATCGCTGCATCCTCGAATCGTCAAGGCACTCGAATTGAGTGATGAGGTGTTCTGGATTGTCTTGGACGATCTGCCTCATTTATTTAAAACCAGAGCGTTCCAACAACAGATTGGAGCCTTGCGTCAGGTTCATTTTGTACTCAATAAATTTACGGGAAAGTACATGAATGATCTAGCATCGCTGGAAGACGAGGTGGCGGGCAAGCTGCCTTACATACCAGACTGGAAGGCTGTTTATGAGTCCGAGCAGGTATGGCAGTCAGCCTTGTTCTCAGAGCAGGTGTATGAAGTGTTCACGTCCGTACGAAATCAATCGTTTCCCTCAGAGGAAGTGGAGGCATCGTGA
- a CDS encoding acyl-CoA thioesterase, producing MEPRYSRESKCYKTSRVFPTDVNNHNTLFGGKLMSYIDDIASIAAHKHCRRSVVTASTDSVDFLHPIKPSDSVCLEAFVTWTGKSSMEVFVKVVTEDLKTGNRTIAATSFLTFVALDDNKKPVPVPQVVPETEEETKLHESAPQRAELRRIRREESKKLAEFLTMKNPWE from the coding sequence ATGGAACCCAGATATTCAAGAGAATCCAAATGCTATAAAACTTCAAGGGTATTCCCTACGGACGTGAACAATCATAATACGCTTTTCGGCGGAAAGCTGATGTCCTATATCGACGATATCGCTTCTATTGCCGCCCACAAGCACTGCAGACGATCCGTCGTAACCGCATCTACCGACTCCGTGGATTTTCTGCATCCGATTAAGCCTTCGGACTCCGTTTGTCTGGAAGCATTTGTGACCTGGACAGGCAAAAGCTCCATGGAAGTGTTCGTGAAGGTCGTGACTGAAGATCTAAAAACAGGTAATCGTACCATTGCCGCTACTTCGTTCCTGACATTCGTTGCGCTGGACGATAACAAGAAGCCTGTGCCTGTGCCGCAGGTTGTACCAGAGACAGAAGAAGAGACGAAGCTGCACGAATCAGCTCCACAAAGGGCGGAGCTCCGCCGAATCCGAAGAGAAGAGAGCAAGAAGTTGGCTGAATTTTTGACAATGAAAAATCCATGGGAATAA
- a CDS encoding deoxyribonuclease IV: MYIGSHISTRNGYLGAAKTAAQLKAGAFQYFPMNPRSLSLKNVNEKDAAACAKFCKDNGILSIGHAPYPLNPAVDETERELMVKLLVNGLEITEACGSVGLVVHFGKYVGKDPLQGYKNIIQCLNSTARQFQGSSLILLENQAGEGSQLGLTMEEMVQVRKLCEQPETIGFCLDTCHAFASGMWKGSDWSEMENRGAAIDYFPHLKAVHLNDSVHPLGSRRDRHANIGSGYIGNEWMKSVLASPYVKHIPIVLETGTGTDGTHRQEIAHVKALAGVSDSL, encoded by the coding sequence ATGTACATAGGCTCGCATATCAGCACAAGAAACGGGTATTTGGGTGCAGCCAAGACAGCCGCGCAGCTGAAGGCAGGGGCTTTTCAATATTTTCCTATGAATCCCCGCAGCTTGTCGCTGAAGAATGTGAACGAAAAGGATGCCGCCGCTTGCGCGAAATTCTGTAAGGACAACGGTATATTGTCGATCGGCCATGCGCCGTATCCGCTAAATCCGGCTGTAGATGAGACGGAACGAGAATTGATGGTCAAGCTGCTCGTGAATGGTCTTGAAATCACGGAAGCCTGCGGTTCCGTCGGCCTTGTGGTTCATTTTGGTAAATATGTAGGGAAAGACCCGTTACAAGGCTATAAAAATATTATACAATGTTTGAATAGCACCGCCCGGCAGTTTCAAGGATCCTCGCTTATTCTGTTGGAGAACCAGGCGGGCGAGGGCTCACAGCTCGGTTTAACGATGGAAGAAATGGTTCAAGTGCGTAAGCTGTGCGAGCAACCGGAGACAATCGGCTTTTGTCTGGATACGTGTCATGCGTTTGCCAGCGGGATGTGGAAAGGCAGCGATTGGAGTGAGATGGAGAACAGAGGCGCGGCCATAGATTATTTTCCTCATCTAAAAGCGGTTCATCTTAACGACTCTGTTCACCCATTGGGATCGCGTAGGGACCGTCACGCCAATATAGGAAGCGGATATATTGGGAATGAGTGGATGAAGTCTGTCCTAGCATCACCTTATGTCAAGCATATTCCGATTGTCCTGGAAACAGGAACGGGGACAGACGGCACGCATCGTCAGGAAATCGCACATGTGAAAGCTCTGGCGGGCGTTTCTGACTCGTTATAG
- a CDS encoding SAM-dependent methyltransferase, translated as MTTTVTCIGTSNHGFAQYAQEEIRRLFPAVAFKLIVPTEIFSFEVPGSWSEVSAALKEQEPIFLRHVQPVQVQWDLTRSDEDIANLKTWLATTGESGFTNPGQFIAVQVRKEEKADVPYAPFTIKAELDTVITSTLQAEPVVKGADRIVSVYISANKLFAGISSPSENLSDWSGGAIRFQKEEDQISRAKFKLLEAEQRFGIDFSYARAALDIGAAPGGWTSLLLERGLRVTAIDPASMHPSLTSNPMLKIYKKNAGDVKLRDNEFDLLVCDMSWSPRQMGRLVADLLYALQSGGTAIITVKLMHKKPFQTIRELIQLFEPSLHLLKAKQLFHNREELTLYLQKL; from the coding sequence ATGACAACAACAGTAACTTGTATTGGAACATCGAATCACGGTTTTGCCCAATATGCCCAGGAAGAAATTCGCAGGCTGTTTCCTGCTGTAGCTTTTAAGCTGATCGTTCCAACGGAAATTTTCAGCTTTGAGGTTCCGGGCAGTTGGAGTGAGGTTTCCGCAGCACTGAAAGAGCAAGAACCTATATTTTTGCGGCACGTCCAGCCTGTGCAGGTCCAATGGGACTTGACCCGTTCTGACGAAGATATTGCGAATCTGAAAACGTGGCTTGCTACAACAGGAGAGTCCGGGTTTACGAATCCGGGACAGTTCATTGCGGTTCAAGTTCGCAAAGAAGAAAAGGCGGATGTCCCATACGCCCCTTTTACGATAAAAGCCGAGCTCGACACTGTCATTACGAGTACTTTGCAGGCTGAACCTGTTGTAAAAGGTGCGGATCGCATTGTATCGGTCTATATCAGTGCAAATAAGCTCTTTGCGGGGATATCTAGTCCCTCGGAAAATTTATCTGACTGGTCGGGCGGGGCTATCCGTTTTCAGAAAGAAGAGGATCAAATATCTCGTGCGAAATTTAAGCTTCTGGAGGCGGAACAGCGCTTCGGTATTGATTTCAGCTATGCGCGTGCAGCGCTTGATATTGGAGCGGCGCCCGGGGGATGGACATCCCTTCTACTCGAGCGAGGTTTAAGGGTGACGGCTATCGACCCAGCAAGTATGCATCCTAGCTTAACAAGCAATCCGATGCTTAAGATTTATAAAAAGAATGCCGGAGATGTAAAGCTGCGCGACAACGAGTTTGATCTGCTGGTTTGCGATATGAGCTGGAGCCCTCGCCAAATGGGCAGGCTGGTAGCTGATCTGCTCTATGCGCTGCAAAGCGGAGGAACCGCGATCATCACGGTCAAGCTGATGCATAAGAAGCCGTTTCAAACAATCCGTGAGTTAATACAGCTGTTCGAACCGTCTCTACATCTACTCAAAGCAAAGCAATTGTTCCATAATCGTGAAGAACTGACCCTTTATTTACAAAAATTGTAG
- a CDS encoding TspO/MBR family protein — protein sequence MFTFIVTFLITYALFSISGVLFPVDPAYYTELRKPSWNPPAKLFGIVWSVLYALISLSVAIVYTKTDGFQEAAYSYTVILFINYLANQAFSFFQFKLKNLRLAYLDSFLVALTTCLLIYATLPYSKLAAWLLVPYLLWSCFATFLAWTIYQLNKEPNHSV from the coding sequence ATGTTCACGTTTATCGTCACATTCCTGATCACCTATGCCTTATTCTCGATTTCCGGTGTACTGTTTCCCGTCGACCCTGCCTATTACACGGAGCTTCGCAAGCCAAGCTGGAATCCACCCGCCAAGCTTTTCGGGATCGTATGGTCGGTCTTGTACGCTTTGATTTCTTTATCGGTAGCCATCGTGTATACCAAGACTGACGGCTTCCAAGAAGCAGCTTACAGCTATACGGTGATATTATTTATTAATTATTTAGCCAATCAGGCCTTTTCCTTTTTCCAATTCAAATTAAAAAATCTGCGGCTTGCGTACCTCGACAGTTTCTTGGTTGCCCTAACGACCTGTCTCCTCATCTACGCAACTCTTCCCTATTCCAAGTTGGCCGCTTGGTTATTGGTTCCCTATTTACTTTGGAGCTGCTTTGCAACCTTCCTTGCCTGGACGATCTATCAGCTGAACAAAGAACCTAACCATTCCGTTTAA
- a CDS encoding ABC transporter ATP-binding protein, producing the protein MIQLSNIHFIREERHILEDVHIDMQKGENWVLLGRNGSGKTTLLELMNGYEFPSKGKVEVLGNRYGQCDVREVRKQIGYISQSLFEKLNLSDPVWEVVATGEYAFLRFYQEIPEEVKGKALDMLKRVRIPHLADQPLGTLSQGERKKVMLARSLMMNPSILIMDEPAAGLDLFERERLLQDINDLSKQDIMVVYVTHHIEEIIPLFTHVALIEAGKLIASGTKKDVLTPENLYRAFGVKVELEWFRDRPWIKVLE; encoded by the coding sequence ATGATCCAATTATCTAACATACATTTTATACGTGAAGAAAGACATATCCTGGAAGATGTTCATATCGACATGCAAAAAGGAGAGAACTGGGTCCTCCTTGGACGGAACGGGTCTGGAAAAACTACACTTCTTGAGTTAATGAATGGCTACGAATTCCCAAGCAAGGGGAAGGTAGAGGTGCTGGGCAACCGGTACGGCCAGTGTGACGTCAGAGAGGTTCGCAAACAGATTGGTTATATCAGTCAATCCCTTTTTGAGAAATTAAATCTAAGCGATCCCGTATGGGAAGTTGTGGCTACAGGGGAGTACGCGTTTTTACGGTTTTACCAGGAGATTCCTGAGGAAGTAAAAGGCAAGGCATTAGATATGCTGAAGCGCGTAAGAATTCCTCACTTGGCCGATCAACCGCTTGGAACCTTATCGCAAGGCGAACGCAAAAAGGTCATGCTGGCCAGATCACTTATGATGAATCCTTCGATTCTGATCATGGACGAGCCGGCGGCAGGACTTGATTTGTTCGAAAGAGAGCGTCTGCTGCAGGATATTAATGACCTAAGCAAGCAGGACATCATGGTTGTCTACGTGACTCACCATATTGAAGAAATTATTCCTCTGTTCACACATGTTGCGCTCATAGAAGCGGGTAAGCTGATTGCTTCGGGCACCAAGAAGGATGTTCTTACTCCGGAGAATTTGTATCGGGCCTTCGGTGTGAAGGTAGAACTGGAATGGTTTCGGGATCGGCCTTGGATTAAGGTACTAGAATAG